From a single Nocardioides panacis genomic region:
- a CDS encoding alpha/beta hydrolase: MPGFLLRQLATAALTANAVRPVPGYQVAVPSMAAGWLTSELAPHLLALTVADAVRELARGRRDRPALALAAGSALALAAVVAQSARAQEHVDRALVEALGPDYRDRLSATYTDLDLSTPLSQLAMPFRLHDDEVEVVKDLPYDTEHGKRGLLDVYRQRGTDATDAPVLLHVHGGAWSIGDKEHQGIPLMLHMAARGWVCVTINYRLSPRDPFPAHIVDVKRAIAWIREHGPAYGADPSFLAVTGGSAGGHLAALAALTPDDPEYQPGFEDADTSVQAAAPHYGVYDFAGASGGRAAQLMRDRFLGPKVLFKDPVSDLADFERASPLLRVNADAPPFFVVHGRSDSLVDVDQARTFVAALREVSHQPVAYAELPGTQHAFDVFPSIRSAAVVRGVDRFLRFSHDAWVAARTTP; the protein is encoded by the coding sequence ATGCCGGGATTCCTGCTGCGCCAGCTCGCCACCGCGGCGCTCACCGCGAACGCGGTGCGGCCGGTCCCGGGCTACCAGGTCGCGGTGCCCTCGATGGCGGCCGGCTGGCTCACCAGCGAGCTCGCGCCGCACCTGCTCGCGCTGACCGTCGCCGACGCCGTCCGCGAGCTGGCCCGCGGCCGCCGCGACCGGCCCGCCCTCGCGCTGGCCGCCGGGTCCGCGCTCGCGCTCGCGGCCGTGGTGGCCCAGTCCGCCCGCGCCCAGGAGCACGTCGACCGGGCCCTCGTCGAGGCGCTCGGCCCGGACTACCGCGACCGGCTGAGCGCGACGTACACCGACCTGGACCTGTCGACGCCGCTGAGTCAGCTGGCGATGCCGTTCCGGCTGCACGACGACGAGGTCGAGGTCGTCAAGGACCTGCCCTACGACACCGAGCACGGCAAGCGCGGGCTGCTCGACGTCTACCGGCAGCGCGGCACGGACGCCACGGACGCGCCGGTGCTGCTGCACGTGCACGGCGGGGCCTGGTCGATCGGCGACAAGGAGCACCAGGGCATCCCGCTGATGCTGCACATGGCGGCCCGTGGCTGGGTGTGCGTGACGATCAACTACCGGCTCAGCCCCCGGGACCCGTTCCCGGCCCACATCGTCGACGTGAAGCGGGCGATCGCCTGGATCCGGGAGCACGGCCCGGCCTACGGCGCCGACCCGTCGTTCCTGGCCGTCACCGGTGGCTCGGCGGGCGGCCACCTCGCGGCGCTGGCGGCGCTCACCCCGGACGACCCGGAGTACCAGCCCGGCTTCGAGGACGCCGACACCAGCGTGCAGGCGGCCGCCCCGCACTACGGCGTCTACGACTTCGCCGGTGCCAGCGGGGGCCGCGCCGCACAGCTGATGCGCGACCGCTTCCTCGGACCGAAGGTGCTGTTCAAGGACCCGGTGAGCGACCTCGCGGACTTCGAGCGGGCCTCCCCGCTGCTGCGGGTGAACGCGGACGCCCCGCCGTTCTTCGTGGTGCACGGCCGCAGCGACTCGCTGGTCGACGTCGACCAGGCCCGGACGTTCGTGGCGGCGCTGCGGGAGGTGTCGCACCAGCCGGTCGCCTACGCCGAGCTGCCCGGCACCCAGCACGCCTTCG
- a CDS encoding N(5)-(carboxyethyl)ornithine synthase, with product MDQLTLGVMSQSAKENEHRRPIHPQHLDRIDPALRSRIFLEHGYGERFGVDDEQLAASVAGMRTREQLLAQCDVILLPKPQHADLADMRDGQTLWGWPHCVQDEKLTQLAIDRRLTLIAFEAMNHRHPDGTFALHVFHKNNELAGYSSVLHALQLVGLTGDYGRRLRAAVIGFGATARGAVTALKAHGIHDVDVLTNREVAAVGSPIHSARIMHFHHDDENPRRSQVMTEEGLAPLPVFLAEHDLIVNCVLQDTDAPLTFLVDEDLPTLAPGTLIVDVSCDLGMGFSWARPTSFEQPMFTVGDNVHYYGVDHTPSYLWDSATWENSEALLPYLPVVMAGGDRWDADETIRRAIEIREGVVQNPDILSFQHRSADFPHPHA from the coding sequence ATGGATCAGCTCACGCTCGGTGTCATGTCGCAGTCGGCGAAGGAGAACGAGCACCGCCGGCCGATCCATCCCCAGCACCTGGACCGGATCGACCCCGCGCTGCGGTCCCGGATCTTCCTCGAGCACGGCTACGGCGAGCGCTTCGGCGTCGACGACGAGCAGCTCGCCGCGTCGGTCGCCGGCATGCGCACCCGCGAGCAGCTGCTCGCGCAGTGCGACGTGATCCTCCTGCCCAAGCCGCAGCACGCCGACCTCGCGGACATGCGCGACGGACAGACCCTGTGGGGCTGGCCGCACTGCGTGCAGGACGAGAAGCTGACCCAGCTCGCGATCGACCGCCGGCTCACGCTGATCGCCTTCGAGGCGATGAACCACCGGCACCCCGACGGCACCTTCGCGCTGCACGTCTTCCACAAGAACAACGAGCTGGCCGGCTACTCCTCGGTGCTGCACGCCCTCCAGCTCGTCGGCCTGACCGGTGACTACGGCCGGCGGCTGCGGGCCGCGGTGATCGGCTTCGGCGCCACCGCCCGCGGGGCGGTGACCGCCCTGAAGGCGCACGGCATCCACGACGTCGACGTGCTGACCAACCGCGAGGTCGCCGCCGTCGGGTCACCGATCCACTCCGCGCGGATCATGCACTTCCACCACGACGACGAGAACCCCCGCCGCAGCCAGGTGATGACCGAGGAGGGCCTCGCCCCGCTGCCGGTGTTCCTCGCCGAGCACGACCTGATCGTGAACTGCGTGCTGCAGGACACCGACGCCCCGCTCACCTTCCTGGTCGACGAGGACCTCCCGACCCTGGCACCCGGCACCCTGATCGTCGACGTCTCCTGCGACCTCGGCATGGGCTTCAGCTGGGCCCGGCCGACGTCCTTCGAGCAGCCGATGTTCACCGTCGGCGACAACGTGCACTACTACGGGGTCGACCACACCCCGTCGTACCTCTGGGACTCCGCGACGTGGGAGAACAGCGAGGCGCTGCTGCCCTACCTGCCCGTCGTGATGGCCGGAGGTGACCGCTGGGACGCCGACGAGACGATCCGCCGGGCGATCGAGATCCGCGAGGGCGTGGTGCAGAACCCGGACATCCTGTCCTTCCAGCACCGTTCCGCCGACTTCCCGCACCCGCACGCCTGA